A section of the Cutibacterium granulosum genome encodes:
- the ruvA gene encoding Holliday junction branch migration protein RuvA encodes MISHLRGTVAAAGPTWVVVDVGGVGIRASCPPATAAAARMGEEIHLDTSLVVREDSLSLFGFATTADRDAFDIVLGAVGVGPKLALAILSVLDAARLKEVLQSEDVSALCTVPGIGRKTAAKLMVELKDKAVHLEGGPSATPAPSSTDTSWRQQLMEGLEGLGWSTHDAEQAVETVAPLKDDDPRASLGVLMRAALRSLAR; translated from the coding sequence ATGATTTCTCACCTGCGTGGCACGGTTGCGGCCGCCGGACCCACCTGGGTCGTCGTCGACGTGGGCGGGGTGGGAATACGCGCGTCCTGCCCACCGGCCACCGCCGCCGCAGCACGGATGGGGGAAGAAATTCATCTCGACACCTCCCTGGTGGTACGGGAGGATTCCCTGAGCCTCTTCGGATTCGCCACGACGGCTGATCGGGATGCCTTCGACATCGTCCTGGGGGCGGTGGGCGTCGGCCCCAAGCTGGCTCTGGCGATCCTCTCGGTACTGGACGCCGCCCGTCTCAAGGAAGTGCTGCAGAGCGAGGACGTCTCAGCCCTGTGCACCGTACCGGGGATAGGCAGGAAGACCGCGGCCAAGCTCATGGTGGAACTCAAGGACAAGGCCGTGCACCTCGAGGGTGGCCCCTCGGCCACGCCTGCTCCCAGCAGCACCGACACGTCATGGCGCCAGCAGCTCATGGAAGGGCTGGAGGGGCTGGGCTGGTCCACGCATGATGCCGAGCAGGCCGTCGAGACCGTGGCCCCACTCAAGGACGACGATCCCCGGGCCTCCCTCGGGGTGCTCATGCGAGCTGCACTGCGCAGTCTGGCACGATGA
- the yajC gene encoding preprotein translocase subunit YajC, whose protein sequence is MPLQSSNAFAQLMPAILIFIVILVVMSLVTRRQEKKRNEDRETLESSLHPGDRVLLHSGVIVTVDTIGDKQLWVELAPDVKVVVLKAAVMRKVTDSEEEFIVAEDQPEDIDEPAENSAQEAPADPTEGASEDTTAESDDSLPDASTTVDGDTNTTISSEGEYPSAGEQRD, encoded by the coding sequence ATGCCCCTTCAGAGCTCCAACGCGTTCGCGCAGTTGATGCCCGCGATCCTCATCTTCATCGTCATCCTGGTCGTGATGTCCTTGGTCACACGACGCCAGGAGAAGAAGCGTAACGAGGATCGCGAGACCCTGGAGTCCTCGCTGCACCCCGGCGACCGGGTCTTGCTGCACAGCGGTGTCATCGTCACCGTTGACACCATTGGCGACAAGCAGCTGTGGGTGGAGCTGGCCCCGGACGTCAAGGTCGTCGTGCTCAAGGCCGCCGTCATGCGCAAGGTGACGGATTCCGAAGAGGAATTCATCGTTGCCGAGGATCAGCCCGAAGACATCGACGAGCCGGCCGAGAACTCGGCACAGGAGGCCCCCGCCGATCCGACGGAAGGTGCGTCGGAAGACACCACTGCCGAGTCCGATGACTCGCTTCCCGACGCCAGCACCACCGTTGACGGTGACACGAACACCACCATCTCCTCCGAGGGGGAGTACCCTTCGGCTGGAGAGCAGCGCGACTGA
- the ruvB gene encoding Holliday junction branch migration DNA helicase RuvB: METSPVTPWADPPEKAEEVALRPSALAEFQGQKRVADQLGLVLAAARSRGGTPDHVLLSGPPGLGKTTLAMIIAAEMGAPIRISSGPAIQHAGDLAAILSSLTEGEVFFLDEIHRMSKPAEEMLYLAMEDFRVDVVVGKGPGATAIPIDIPPFTLVGATTRAGLLPGPLRDRFGFTAQLDYYDTNDLARIVERSSEVLGVDLAEGTSSTIASRSRGTPRIANRLLRRVRDYADVHAQTPVTPQVAAAALDLYEVDELGLDRLDRAVLESICGKFHGGPVGLSTLAISVGEEPQTIEEVAEPFLVRLGFLMRTPRGRVATERGWQHLGMQPPQNRTQLF; this comes from the coding sequence ATGGAGACCTCACCGGTGACGCCGTGGGCAGATCCCCCGGAGAAGGCTGAGGAGGTCGCCCTGCGACCCAGCGCTCTGGCCGAGTTCCAGGGCCAGAAGCGGGTCGCCGATCAACTTGGCCTGGTACTCGCTGCCGCTCGCAGTCGCGGTGGCACCCCTGACCATGTCCTGCTCTCCGGTCCTCCCGGGTTGGGCAAGACTACCCTGGCCATGATCATTGCCGCCGAGATGGGCGCACCCATTCGCATCTCGTCCGGTCCGGCGATCCAGCACGCCGGTGACCTCGCAGCCATCCTCTCCTCACTCACCGAGGGGGAGGTGTTCTTCCTCGACGAGATCCACCGCATGAGCAAACCGGCCGAGGAGATGCTCTACCTGGCCATGGAGGACTTCCGAGTCGACGTCGTCGTCGGCAAGGGCCCGGGGGCCACGGCCATCCCCATCGACATCCCACCCTTCACCCTTGTCGGGGCAACGACCCGGGCCGGACTGCTGCCCGGGCCGCTGCGAGACCGATTCGGGTTCACCGCTCAGCTCGACTACTACGACACCAACGACCTGGCGCGCATCGTCGAGCGGTCCTCCGAGGTGCTGGGGGTCGACCTGGCCGAGGGCACCTCGTCGACCATCGCCAGCCGTTCCCGAGGCACACCACGTATCGCCAACCGACTGCTGCGTCGGGTACGTGACTACGCCGACGTCCATGCCCAGACACCCGTCACCCCACAGGTCGCTGCTGCCGCCCTGGACCTCTACGAGGTGGACGAGCTGGGCCTGGATCGTCTGGACCGTGCCGTCCTAGAGTCCATCTGCGGCAAGTTCCACGGTGGCCCGGTGGGGTTGTCGACCCTTGCCATCAGCGTGGGGGAGGAGCCGCAGACGATCGAGGAGGTCGCCGAGCCCTTCCTGGTTCGTCTGGGATTCCTCATGCGTACCCCACGTGGCCGAGTCGCCACCGAACGGGGCTGGCAGCACCTGGGCATGCAACCCCCGCAGAACCGCACACAGCTGTTCTGA
- a CDS encoding adenine phosphoribosyltransferase: MESKSELIESLIRDVPDFPKPGVVFKDITPLLANPNGFSAAIEELVLRSPRDIDVVVGMEARGFLFAAPVALAIGAGFVPVRKPGKLPGQVYSETFALEYGEETLTVHQDAIKPGSRVMIVDDVMATGGTAVATANLLKQLGVELVHVSVLMELSFLHGRDALTNSGIDSFSSVLTV, translated from the coding sequence ATGGAATCCAAGAGTGAGCTCATCGAAAGCCTCATCCGCGACGTTCCGGACTTCCCGAAGCCCGGGGTCGTCTTCAAGGACATCACCCCGCTGCTGGCCAACCCCAACGGTTTCTCCGCAGCTATCGAGGAACTGGTGCTGCGTTCCCCACGCGACATCGACGTGGTCGTCGGCATGGAGGCTCGCGGCTTCCTCTTCGCCGCTCCGGTGGCCCTGGCCATCGGGGCTGGATTCGTGCCGGTGCGCAAGCCGGGGAAGCTCCCCGGCCAGGTGTATTCCGAGACCTTTGCCCTGGAGTACGGGGAGGAGACCCTCACCGTCCATCAGGACGCCATCAAGCCCGGGTCGCGCGTCATGATCGTCGACGACGTCATGGCCACCGGCGGCACGGCCGTCGCCACCGCGAACCTGCTCAAGCAACTGGGCGTGGAGCTCGTCCACGTCTCGGTGCTCATGGAGCTCAGCTTCCTGCACGGCCGCGATGCCCTCACCAACTCAGGAATCGACTCCTTCAGCTCGGTGCTCACGGTCTGA
- the secF gene encoding protein translocase subunit SecF produces MPNSTIADVENQDTEVTTNDERRAATGQKTGFAHKLYTGQLTYQFIPHRKRWYVVTAVIILVALGGLIFRGLNLGIDFRGGVEFRANVSATSASADDIRRAVLDTGLPELDGTQVVELGSDQVQIQTRALDSSEVTTLKKGIAKASGSSESSVTYSKVGSQWGSQITKKAVQALVVFLVLVMLLIWAYFREWKMSVTAMLGLLNNLIVTLGVYALVGFAFTPATLIGMLTILGYSLYDTVVVFDKVRELTRDLDRSPYTYDEAVNRALNQVFVRSVNTTIIGVLPVAALLFTGVFILGSGPLQDLGMALFVGMLAGGYSSIFVATPLLTEFRRNERVVKDHDAKVLRRRTKEEKAADRTRSRSQESGAGESASSADDAADGAGMPPSSSVAREAAESSTSSASSARPQPRRMTRSQRKK; encoded by the coding sequence ATGCCCAATTCGACGATTGCCGACGTGGAGAACCAGGACACCGAGGTGACCACGAACGACGAACGGAGGGCGGCAACCGGCCAGAAAACCGGATTCGCCCACAAGCTCTACACCGGCCAACTCACCTACCAGTTCATCCCGCACCGCAAGCGCTGGTACGTCGTCACGGCGGTCATCATCCTGGTGGCCCTGGGCGGACTCATCTTCCGCGGACTCAACCTGGGCATCGACTTCCGGGGCGGCGTGGAGTTCCGGGCCAACGTCTCTGCCACCAGCGCCAGCGCCGACGACATTCGCCGTGCCGTCCTCGACACCGGTCTGCCCGAGCTGGATGGCACCCAGGTCGTCGAACTCGGATCCGACCAGGTGCAGATCCAGACCCGCGCCCTCGACTCCTCGGAGGTCACCACCCTCAAGAAGGGCATTGCCAAGGCATCCGGATCCAGTGAGTCCTCGGTCACCTACTCCAAGGTGGGCAGTCAGTGGGGCAGCCAGATCACCAAGAAGGCCGTCCAGGCCCTGGTGGTCTTCCTCGTGCTCGTCATGCTGCTCATCTGGGCGTACTTCCGGGAATGGAAGATGTCGGTGACGGCCATGCTCGGCCTGCTCAACAACCTCATCGTCACCCTCGGTGTGTACGCCCTGGTCGGATTCGCGTTCACCCCGGCAACCCTCATCGGTATGTTGACGATCCTGGGTTACTCGCTCTACGACACCGTCGTGGTGTTCGACAAGGTTCGCGAACTCACCCGTGACCTCGATCGATCCCCGTACACCTATGACGAGGCTGTCAACCGGGCCCTCAACCAGGTGTTCGTCCGCTCGGTCAACACGACGATCATCGGTGTGCTCCCGGTGGCAGCCCTGCTGTTCACCGGCGTGTTCATCCTGGGTTCCGGCCCGCTGCAGGACCTCGGCATGGCGCTGTTCGTCGGTATGCTCGCCGGTGGTTACTCCTCGATCTTCGTCGCCACCCCGCTACTCACCGAGTTCCGCAGGAACGAGCGCGTCGTCAAGGACCACGACGCGAAGGTGCTGCGTCGCCGTACCAAGGAGGAAAAGGCCGCCGATCGCACCCGCAGTAGGTCCCAGGAGTCGGGTGCTGGGGAGAGTGCCAGCTCAGCCGATGATGCTGCCGATGGGGCAGGGATGCCACCCAGCTCGTCGGTCGCACGAGAAGCTGCCGAGTCATCCACCTCGTCCGCCAGCTCCGCACGTCCCCAACCCCGTCGAATGACTCGTTCCCAGAGGAAGAAATGA
- the secD gene encoding protein translocase subunit SecD: MYVLMAATRTWTPRLGLDLKGGTSVTLTASSTNDKSVTPTSLEQARVIIQQRVNSLGVGESSVKTMGDRNIVVSAPNVDSEKLVDMVGQTAQLGFRMVNTYDRAPDAGASPSPSASPSAGPNGIKATTLPEAAPSSSASASSGPSASAKDKKAEPSVATAQKWQPSEADQEAFTKFKCGDPITDEPGKPLITCDREKQLKYMLSPVAFPGTVVTDANQQQLSNGMGYGVGLKFDSKGAKDFADATTYLCSQQDPRNQFAIVLDGKVISAPRLDGSKGGQCPITAGEAQITGNFTMESADDLANVLKYGALPLSFDVSSVDTVSPTLGGEQLNAGLIAGIIGLVLVAAYALIYYRGLGAVTIGSLLVAGLGTYAAMVLLGPAVGFTLSLAGIAGAIVAIGISADSFIVYFERIRDEIRDGGTLRRSLETGWQKARGTILMADGVSLLSAIVLFLLSVDQVKGFAFTLGLTTLMDLFICFFFTHPLIILLGRTKFWGEGRRGSGLEAAHMGVTQDALLGRRRRRTARSRRTAHASATNTSEEA, from the coding sequence ATGTACGTGCTCATGGCGGCCACCCGGACGTGGACGCCACGTCTGGGCCTGGACCTCAAGGGCGGCACGTCAGTGACGCTGACCGCCAGCAGCACCAACGACAAGTCCGTGACCCCGACCAGCCTGGAGCAGGCACGCGTCATCATCCAGCAGCGCGTCAACTCCTTGGGAGTCGGTGAGTCCTCGGTCAAGACGATGGGTGATCGCAACATCGTCGTCTCGGCCCCCAACGTGGACTCCGAGAAACTCGTCGACATGGTGGGGCAGACGGCCCAGCTGGGATTCCGCATGGTGAACACCTACGACCGGGCACCGGATGCCGGAGCCTCACCGTCACCCTCGGCCTCGCCGTCCGCCGGACCCAACGGCATCAAGGCGACGACACTGCCCGAGGCAGCTCCCAGCAGTTCGGCCAGTGCCAGTTCCGGCCCCAGCGCCTCCGCCAAGGACAAGAAGGCTGAGCCCAGCGTGGCCACCGCCCAGAAATGGCAGCCCAGCGAGGCGGACCAGGAGGCCTTCACCAAGTTCAAGTGTGGCGATCCCATCACCGACGAGCCGGGCAAGCCGCTCATCACCTGTGACCGTGAGAAGCAGCTCAAGTACATGCTCTCCCCGGTCGCCTTCCCCGGCACCGTCGTCACCGACGCCAACCAGCAGCAGCTCAGCAATGGAATGGGCTACGGGGTCGGCCTCAAGTTCGATTCCAAGGGTGCCAAGGATTTCGCCGACGCGACGACCTACCTGTGCAGCCAGCAGGACCCGCGCAACCAGTTCGCCATCGTCCTGGACGGCAAGGTCATCAGCGCGCCGCGTCTGGACGGCAGCAAGGGAGGGCAGTGCCCGATCACTGCGGGGGAGGCGCAGATCACCGGCAACTTCACCATGGAGTCCGCCGACGACCTGGCCAACGTCCTCAAGTACGGCGCCCTGCCACTGTCCTTCGACGTCTCCAGCGTCGACACCGTCTCGCCGACCTTGGGTGGTGAGCAGCTCAATGCAGGTCTCATCGCAGGAATCATCGGCCTGGTCCTCGTGGCCGCCTACGCGCTCATCTACTACCGCGGACTGGGCGCTGTCACCATCGGATCACTGTTGGTTGCCGGCCTGGGCACCTATGCAGCCATGGTGCTGCTCGGCCCTGCCGTGGGCTTCACCCTTTCACTGGCCGGTATCGCCGGTGCCATCGTGGCCATCGGCATCAGCGCCGACTCGTTCATCGTCTACTTCGAACGTATCCGAGACGAGATCCGAGACGGCGGAACCCTGCGACGCTCCTTGGAGACCGGGTGGCAGAAGGCCCGCGGCACCATCCTCATGGCGGACGGCGTCTCACTGTTGTCGGCCATCGTGCTGTTCCTGCTGTCGGTGGACCAGGTCAAGGGATTCGCCTTCACCCTGGGCCTCACGACCCTCATGGACCTCTTCATCTGCTTCTTCTTCACCCACCCACTCATCATCCTGCTGGGACGCACGAAGTTCTGGGGTGAGGGACGCCGTGGATCCGGCCTGGAGGCAGCCCACATGGGTGTGACCCAGGATGCCCTGCTGGGCAGGAGGCGTCGACGCACGGCGCGATCCCGTCGCACAGCACACGCATCCGCCACCAACACGTCCGAGGAGGCCTGA
- a CDS encoding RelA/SpoT family protein: MADESVYGPYHGSKSALGVPGKAPDKPPQPRMGMRERLIRWSSPKPQSQGVLDPLLAVVLSQHPKADVALLQRAFDTADHYHRGQKRISGDPYITHPLAVTMILAELGMDDQTLCAGLLHDTVEDTSYTKEQLTADFGEEIAQLVDGVTKLDKVQYGDSAKAETIRKMVIAMSRDIRVLVIKLADRLHNMRTLGYLRPDKQNRIAKETLEIFAPLAHRLGMNAIKWELEDLAFATMQPKVYDEIVHLVAERAPGREKQLKEVIEIVRADLTEAGITATVYGRPKHYYSIYQKMVVRGRDFSDIYDLVGLRILVDTPRDCYAALGVMHVRWNPLPGRFKDYIAMPKYNMYQSLHTTVLGPGAHPVEFQIRTHEMHRRAEYGVAAHWKYKEDPNAVGKKVQADGSDLSWVHNLNQWSHEEDDPNEFLDALRFEINSREVYVFTPKGDVMALPQGATPVDFAYAVHTEIGHRCIGARVNGRLVPLDSELSNGDVLEILTSSAPDAGPSRDWLGFVASGRARSKIKSYLTKERREESIERGRDAIAQQIKHQAHYLQSVLTLEYLTAVADELRVSDVNALYAAVGEHNISAQTVVDRLIDLGGGAEETVADAGEDLPVTDAKPSRQRNGDIVVDGDPDMLVKLAKCCTPMPGDEIMGFVTRSEGVSVHRRDCSNAQHLLKFPERIIPVSWTGAKADGYLVTVQVEGLDRSGLLRDTGRVIAEQGVSLVSAEMSAAKNHIAQLRLTFVSPDTTHLHHLIESIKRISGVYEVYRVKA, encoded by the coding sequence ATGGCCGACGAAAGCGTCTATGGCCCGTACCACGGCAGCAAGTCCGCCCTGGGCGTGCCCGGCAAGGCCCCGGACAAGCCGCCACAGCCCCGCATGGGGATGCGGGAGCGTCTCATCCGGTGGAGCAGCCCGAAACCTCAGAGTCAGGGCGTGCTCGACCCGCTGCTGGCTGTCGTGCTCAGTCAGCACCCCAAGGCCGACGTCGCCCTGCTACAGCGTGCCTTCGACACCGCCGATCACTACCATCGCGGCCAGAAACGCATCTCCGGCGACCCGTACATCACACATCCACTGGCCGTCACCATGATCCTGGCCGAACTCGGCATGGACGACCAGACCCTGTGTGCCGGGCTGTTGCACGACACCGTCGAGGACACCTCCTACACCAAGGAGCAGCTGACCGCGGATTTCGGCGAGGAGATCGCCCAACTGGTCGACGGCGTCACCAAGCTCGACAAGGTGCAGTACGGCGACTCGGCCAAGGCCGAGACGATCCGCAAGATGGTCATCGCCATGAGCCGAGACATCCGGGTGCTCGTCATCAAACTTGCCGATCGGCTGCACAACATGCGGACCCTGGGTTACCTGCGTCCGGACAAGCAGAATCGCATCGCCAAGGAGACCTTGGAGATCTTCGCCCCGCTGGCCCACCGCCTTGGTATGAATGCCATCAAGTGGGAGCTGGAGGACCTCGCCTTCGCCACGATGCAGCCCAAGGTCTACGACGAGATCGTCCATCTCGTCGCCGAACGGGCGCCGGGGCGTGAGAAACAGCTCAAGGAGGTCATCGAGATCGTCCGTGCCGACCTCACCGAGGCCGGTATCACGGCCACGGTCTACGGGCGCCCGAAGCATTACTACTCGATCTACCAGAAGATGGTGGTGCGTGGCCGGGACTTCTCCGACATCTACGACCTCGTCGGTCTGCGCATCCTCGTCGACACCCCCAGGGACTGCTATGCTGCCTTGGGCGTCATGCACGTGCGATGGAACCCGCTTCCCGGCCGGTTCAAGGACTACATCGCCATGCCGAAGTACAACATGTACCAGTCCTTGCACACGACCGTGCTGGGACCGGGCGCCCACCCCGTCGAGTTCCAGATCCGCACGCACGAGATGCACCGTCGCGCCGAGTACGGTGTCGCCGCCCACTGGAAGTACAAGGAGGACCCCAACGCGGTCGGCAAGAAGGTGCAGGCCGACGGCTCGGACCTCTCGTGGGTCCACAACCTCAATCAGTGGTCCCACGAGGAGGATGACCCCAACGAGTTCCTCGACGCGCTGCGCTTCGAGATCAACTCCCGCGAGGTGTACGTCTTCACCCCCAAGGGTGACGTCATGGCCCTGCCGCAGGGTGCCACACCGGTGGACTTCGCCTACGCGGTGCACACCGAGATCGGCCACCGCTGCATCGGGGCACGTGTCAACGGACGCCTGGTGCCACTGGACTCCGAACTCAGCAATGGCGACGTGCTGGAGATCCTCACCTCAAGCGCACCCGACGCCGGGCCGAGCCGCGACTGGCTGGGGTTCGTCGCCTCTGGACGGGCCCGGTCCAAGATCAAGTCGTACCTCACCAAGGAACGCCGGGAGGAGTCCATCGAGCGAGGCCGCGATGCGATTGCCCAGCAGATCAAGCACCAGGCCCACTACCTGCAGAGCGTCCTCACCCTGGAATACCTCACCGCCGTTGCCGACGAACTGCGCGTGAGCGACGTCAACGCCCTCTACGCAGCCGTGGGGGAGCACAACATCAGTGCCCAGACGGTTGTCGATCGACTCATCGACCTGGGGGGCGGGGCCGAGGAGACGGTCGCCGATGCCGGAGAGGATCTGCCTGTCACCGACGCCAAGCCCAGCAGGCAGCGCAACGGCGACATCGTCGTCGACGGCGACCCGGACATGCTCGTCAAACTGGCCAAGTGCTGCACCCCCATGCCCGGTGACGAGATCATGGGATTCGTCACACGCTCCGAGGGGGTGTCGGTCCATCGACGTGACTGCTCCAACGCCCAGCACCTGTTGAAGTTCCCCGAGCGAATCATCCCGGTGTCGTGGACCGGTGCCAAGGCCGACGGATACCTCGTCACCGTCCAGGTGGAGGGGCTGGATCGTTCCGGGCTGCTGCGTGACACCGGCAGGGTCATCGCCGAGCAGGGCGTCTCGCTGGTCTCCGCGGAGATGAGTGCCGCGAAGAATCACATCGCCCAGCTGCGTCTCACCTTCGTCTCACCCGACACCACTCATCTGCACCACCTCATCGAGTCCATCAAACGGATCTCCGGGGTCTACGAGGTGTATCGCGTCAAGGCCTGA
- the ruvC gene encoding crossover junction endodeoxyribonuclease RuvC produces the protein MGVDPGLTRCGVGIVRGGVGTPLELLGVGVIRTPSDLDHGARLLRIHDGLEEWFDAHHPDAMAVERVFAQHNRSTVAGTAQAMGLTQMIGARHGVAVGVHTPSEVKAAISGSGRADKAQVGLMVARVLHLEKPPTPADAADAVALAITHIWRGGTQSRIEAAMAAQQHSPARTWRQRSTPRTWQEHHLR, from the coding sequence ATGGGGGTGGACCCGGGTCTGACGCGTTGTGGTGTCGGAATCGTACGCGGGGGAGTCGGAACCCCACTGGAGCTGCTCGGGGTGGGGGTGATACGCACCCCGTCCGATCTGGATCATGGTGCCCGTCTGCTACGCATCCACGACGGTCTGGAGGAGTGGTTCGACGCCCACCACCCCGATGCCATGGCGGTGGAGCGAGTCTTCGCCCAGCACAACCGCAGCACCGTGGCAGGTACCGCGCAGGCCATGGGACTCACCCAGATGATTGGCGCTCGTCACGGGGTTGCGGTGGGGGTGCACACCCCCAGCGAGGTCAAGGCGGCCATCTCAGGTTCTGGCCGGGCCGACAAGGCCCAGGTCGGCCTCATGGTGGCTCGTGTCCTGCACTTGGAGAAGCCTCCCACCCCCGCCGACGCTGCCGACGCGGTCGCCCTGGCCATCACGCACATCTGGCGTGGCGGTACGCAGAGCCGGATCGAGGCAGCGATGGCCGCCCAACAGCACTCACCGGCACGAACGTGGCGTCAACGCTCCACTCCACGCACCTGGCAGGAGCACCACCTGCGATGA
- the priA gene encoding bifunctional 1-(5-phosphoribosyl)-5-((5-phosphoribosylamino)methylideneamino)imidazole-4-carboxamide isomerase/phosphoribosylanthranilate isomerase PriA, which produces MEELILLPAIDVKDGRAVQLRQGVDGSERVFGDPVEIATAWQRAGAQWLHVVDLDAAFGHGANTEIIRRITGDLDIDVEVSGGIRSTESLTAALDAGASRVNIGTAALEQPEWCAEMIHRFDDQVAIGLDVRDGVLESHGWTQSGGDLLDVVSRFEQAGCRRYVVTDVTSDGMLTGPSYELLGQVCARTQGRIIASGGISTLEDLRRLRGLVPIGVEGAIVGTALYVGNFTVADALDVCQGSVPADASPQPHD; this is translated from the coding sequence GTGGAAGAACTCATCCTGCTGCCCGCCATCGACGTCAAGGACGGTCGCGCCGTGCAGCTGCGACAGGGGGTGGACGGCTCCGAGCGCGTCTTCGGCGACCCGGTGGAGATCGCCACCGCATGGCAGCGTGCTGGTGCGCAATGGCTCCACGTCGTCGACCTGGATGCCGCCTTCGGTCATGGGGCCAACACCGAGATCATTCGTCGCATCACCGGTGATCTCGACATCGACGTCGAGGTCTCGGGTGGTATTCGCAGCACCGAGTCCCTCACTGCGGCCCTGGACGCCGGCGCGAGCCGGGTCAACATCGGCACCGCTGCCCTGGAGCAGCCCGAGTGGTGCGCCGAGATGATCCACCGGTTCGACGACCAGGTGGCCATCGGCCTGGACGTGCGCGACGGGGTGCTGGAGTCCCACGGCTGGACGCAGTCCGGTGGGGACCTGCTGGACGTCGTGAGCCGATTCGAGCAGGCCGGCTGCCGACGCTACGTCGTCACCGACGTCACCAGTGATGGAATGCTCACCGGCCCCAGCTACGAACTGCTCGGCCAGGTCTGCGCCCGCACCCAGGGCAGGATCATTGCCTCGGGCGGAATCTCCACCCTGGAGGATCTGCGCCGGCTGCGTGGACTCGTCCCCATCGGGGTGGAGGGGGCCATCGTCGGCACCGCCCTGTACGTGGGCAATTTCACCGTGGCCGATGCCCTGGACGTCTGCCAGGGGTCCGTACCAGCCGACGCATCGCCGCAACCACACGACTGA
- a CDS encoding YebC/PmpR family DNA-binding transcriptional regulator, translating into MSGHSKWATTKHKKAAIDAKRGKLFAKLIKNIEVAARTGGGDPSGNPTLYDAIQKAKKNSVPNDNIDRAVKRGSGEGADAVNYETIMYEAYAPGSVAMLIECLTDNRNRAVSDVRVAVTRNGATMADGGSVQRLFERKGVVTVSKTFEVTEGRKTTTHEVDEDQLMEATLEAEPEDIVDLGEAFEIICDPNAIVDVRKAIQAADIDYDSAEVEFRAGFAQPVELEDARKIAKITELLEDLDDVQNVYTNADITPELAAALEEDED; encoded by the coding sequence ATGAGCGGTCACTCCAAGTGGGCCACCACCAAACACAAGAAGGCGGCGATTGACGCCAAGCGCGGCAAGCTGTTCGCCAAGCTCATCAAGAACATCGAGGTTGCCGCCCGCACCGGTGGCGGGGACCCCTCGGGCAACCCAACCCTCTACGACGCCATCCAGAAGGCGAAGAAGAACTCGGTGCCCAACGACAACATCGATCGCGCCGTCAAGCGCGGTTCGGGTGAGGGTGCCGACGCCGTCAACTACGAGACGATCATGTACGAGGCCTATGCCCCCGGCAGCGTCGCCATGCTCATCGAGTGCCTCACCGACAACCGCAACCGGGCCGTGTCGGACGTGCGCGTCGCCGTGACCCGCAATGGCGCCACCATGGCGGACGGCGGTTCGGTGCAGCGTCTCTTCGAGCGCAAGGGCGTCGTCACCGTCTCCAAGACCTTCGAGGTCACCGAGGGACGCAAGACCACCACCCACGAGGTGGACGAGGATCAGCTCATGGAGGCCACCCTCGAGGCCGAGCCCGAGGACATCGTCGATCTGGGTGAGGCCTTCGAGATCATCTGTGACCCCAACGCCATCGTCGACGTCCGCAAGGCCATCCAGGCTGCCGACATCGACTACGACTCCGCCGAGGTGGAGTTCCGTGCCGGCTTCGCCCAGCCCGTCGAGCTGGAGGATGCCCGCAAGATCGCCAAGATCACCGAGCTGCTCGAGGATCTCGACGACGTGCAGAACGTCTACACCAATGCAGACATCACCCCGGAGCTCGCCGCCGCCCTCGAGGAGGACGAGGACTGA